One segment of Ktedonobacteraceae bacterium DNA contains the following:
- the cysK gene encoding cysteine synthase A, producing MTHWEKDTTELIGRTPLVALKRVTAGMPATVLAKLEMFSPGGSVKDRAALQMICEAESQGLLRPGGTITEPSSGNMAISLAWIAAARGYSCILTMPDTIHIERRLLLQRFGAQVILTPGNQGMRGAINKVTELRTTRPNCWYPQQFYNQANPRAHREGTALEIWQDTAGAVDIVVIGVGTGGTLTGVAEGIRARKPSLEVVAVEPASCAILSGGRPGPHRIEGLGAGFIPDTLRRDLIDRVIPVTDADATAAAIRIMREEGLSIGISSGAAAWAALQEASKEENRGKVIVTIFPSAAERYLHSILFDDLRATS from the coding sequence ATGACCCACTGGGAAAAAGATACCACCGAACTCATCGGTCGCACGCCACTTGTCGCATTGAAGCGCGTGACTGCCGGTATGCCGGCCACCGTGCTTGCGAAACTCGAAATGTTCAGCCCCGGCGGCAGCGTTAAAGATCGCGCCGCCTTACAAATGATCTGCGAAGCAGAATCGCAAGGACTACTGCGCCCCGGCGGTACTATCACCGAACCATCAAGCGGCAACATGGCCATATCCCTTGCCTGGATCGCCGCCGCCCGTGGCTATTCATGCATTCTCACCATGCCTGATACTATCCACATCGAGCGACGCCTGCTCTTGCAGCGCTTCGGCGCGCAGGTCATCCTCACACCCGGAAACCAGGGCATGCGTGGAGCCATCAATAAGGTCACCGAACTGCGCACTACCCGCCCCAACTGCTGGTACCCGCAGCAATTTTACAACCAGGCCAACCCGCGTGCTCATCGCGAAGGTACAGCACTTGAAATCTGGCAGGACACAGCAGGGGCCGTCGATATCGTCGTCATCGGCGTTGGCACCGGCGGAACATTAACCGGTGTCGCCGAAGGCATACGCGCCCGCAAGCCATCGCTTGAAGTCGTAGCCGTCGAACCCGCCTCCTGCGCGATCCTATCGGGTGGCCGCCCCGGCCCACACCGCATCGAAGGCCTCGGCGCGGGCTTTATCCCGGATACGCTTCGCCGCGACCTCATCGACCGCGTTATTCCAGTTACCGATGCCGATGCCACCGCCGCCGCCATCCGCATCATGCGCGAAGAAGGCCTTTCTATCGGTATCAGCAGTGGTGCGGCAGCCTGGGCCGCCCTGCAGGAAGCGAGCAAAGAAGAGAATCGCGGCAAAGTCATTGTTACCATCTTCCCCAGCGCCGCCGAACGCTACCTCCATTCCATCCTCTTTGATGACCTTCGGGCCACATCGTAA
- a CDS encoding response regulator, with amino-acid sequence MNWQDPPGDDKLIAIVEDDAALANLFRDILAYDGRWRLCIFADGQDARDQLPELHASLIILDVGLPNLDGVSLYKILRGHNNTRNTPIIVISGSHDWELHRMGLQKGILLRKPFNVQELLFMISALLDA; translated from the coding sequence GTGAACTGGCAAGACCCACCAGGTGATGACAAATTGATAGCCATCGTCGAAGATGATGCGGCTCTCGCAAACCTCTTCCGTGATATCCTGGCATACGATGGACGCTGGCGCCTGTGTATTTTTGCCGACGGGCAGGATGCCAGAGACCAGCTGCCTGAGCTACACGCCTCCCTCATCATTTTAGACGTTGGACTGCCCAACCTGGACGGCGTATCGCTTTATAAAATACTGCGCGGGCACAACAATACCCGCAATACACCAATCATCGTCATTAGTGGCAGCCATGACTGGGAACTCCATCGCATGGGCTTGCAAAAAGGCATCCTGCTCCGCAAACCCTTTAACGTGCAAGAATTGCTTTTTATGATCTCGGCCTTGCTGGATGCCTGA
- a CDS encoding LLM class F420-dependent oxidoreductase — MRLGLQVPNFTWPNGQANLGDTFGLIAQRAERAGLYSLWVMDHFFQIPNVGPVENEMLEGWSALAFAAGRTNRIKLGTMVTGVTYRYPGILVKTATTLDVLSHGRAYLGIGAAWNEQEHRGLGVPFPPLKERFERLEETLQIALQMWSGNEEAFNGKHYQLERPLSSPQPVQKPHPPVLIGGTGERKTLRLVAQYADACNIFARIGKDELQRKLQILREHCEAIGRPYEQIEKTTLDSLKITRNGGGDAITPAQAIDRFAELAALGIDQAIFSLRNVSDLEPFDLLMTEIVPAVSKIVPAGR; from the coding sequence ATGCGACTTGGTTTGCAAGTTCCCAATTTCACGTGGCCCAATGGCCAGGCCAATCTCGGCGATACCTTTGGCCTGATCGCCCAACGGGCAGAGCGCGCGGGCCTCTACAGCCTGTGGGTAATGGACCACTTTTTCCAGATTCCCAATGTTGGCCCGGTGGAAAACGAAATGCTTGAAGGATGGAGCGCGCTGGCTTTCGCCGCCGGCCGCACCAATCGCATCAAATTAGGCACCATGGTCACCGGTGTAACCTATAGATATCCCGGTATTCTGGTTAAAACCGCTACAACCCTCGATGTCCTTTCCCACGGGCGCGCCTACCTTGGTATTGGCGCCGCCTGGAACGAGCAAGAGCATCGTGGCCTGGGCGTGCCTTTCCCGCCACTGAAAGAGCGTTTCGAGCGCCTGGAAGAGACGTTACAGATTGCGCTCCAGATGTGGTCAGGCAACGAAGAGGCCTTCAACGGCAAACACTACCAGCTCGAGCGCCCGCTCAGTTCGCCCCAACCGGTGCAGAAGCCGCATCCACCTGTTTTGATCGGTGGAACCGGCGAGCGCAAAACACTGCGCCTGGTCGCGCAATATGCCGATGCCTGTAATATCTTCGCCCGTATCGGCAAAGATGAATTGCAGCGTAAATTGCAAATCCTGCGCGAGCATTGCGAAGCCATCGGACGCCCCTATGAGCAAATCGAAAAGACGACCCTGGATTCACTGAAGATCACGCGCAATGGCGGCGGCGACGCCATCACTCCGGCCCAGGCTATTGACCGCTTCGCCGAACTCGCGGCGCTCGGCATAGACCAGGCCATCTTCAGCCTTCGCAACGTCTCTGACCTGGAGCCTTTCGATCTGCTCATGACTGAGATCGTTCCCGCCGTCTCGAAAATCGTCCCCGCCGGGCGCTAA
- a CDS encoding FtsX-like permease family protein, with protein MSRSVSQVSRRPGRTGLAAFPSMVTLALWQLRQTWRLLLIVGAGMIAAVILVCAVPLYSQVTMSAGLRDALNASPLANAITITSSAPLVSQQAIGQVQQQLNQEMQSNLGPFINSTPQVSVQSQGININTFDQVQLIGASIPQVRSHVKLLQGQLPHDSAVEATPGACPAASGACPLEIAITPQAAQNLHIQIGSQLSANLVFDNSAALTQTTVTLPLQVVGIFEPLSQNDPYWYGASFARQPLSAKGSLYPSLVSNQAFITIFDRISRQVISKPGLASGTTLVGPVTLSEYYTFDTSHIDINRLDDLANGLNNVLADLSNKPVVPGYIEKTQSNGPSDLLDSYSNRIDVVRIPVQSVAYLIVGLVLFFVSLMTDLLVDRQSAAIAMLRSRGASHRQIFSSLIIQSIGAGIIALLVGPLLAILSAALLARLTLSAADQGVLNLITANPVPVALGLYLSALIAVGVAVLAMIVAIYRATRLDVLTLRREAARASNRPLWLRMGVDMLAGVVALTGYAFSVYITSPGILDDRTRVLILPPMTLVGATFLLLGCTLLFLRIFPFVLNFAANQAARSRSATPVLALAQMARAPRQSLRVILLLALAIAFAIFTLSFNASQANRIPQVVNYQVGADFSGTYPSNDRLATQSLAQQTSAFTHIPGVTAASIGYESSTRASESGVNLSMELRAVDTRTFASTAIWTAQDSSQSLSSLLPLLKAPPSQNVPAIVDTAAWNNLHLSIGSPFTLTDYSNTINFVAVAEVNYIPTVNDSAQTSGTNDYVPFGGVLVDYQTYAAATRGAGGANPIPTTVWLRTADDPASLASVRHALSTGSTALTGVNDRRAITTALLNDPLYLVLIGVLVIGSLTALVLALIGNLTVSWLSARSRQINFAVMRALGSTPPQIAGVLTWEQSLVYAIAIGLGVAFGVLLSFLVLPAFVFTTVTTSGSVNQFSTGEFYVVQNVPPIQMIIPGLLVSIALGILVAICLLAVGLMVRVVSRPSISMTLRFSED; from the coding sequence ATGAGTCGTTCGGTCTCCCAGGTTTCTCGCAGGCCCGGTCGTACCGGTCTGGCCGCGTTTCCCTCTATGGTGACGCTTGCCCTCTGGCAACTGCGTCAGACCTGGCGTTTGCTGCTGATTGTCGGCGCAGGCATGATCGCAGCTGTAATACTCGTTTGCGCTGTGCCTCTCTATTCTCAGGTCACTATGAGCGCCGGGCTGCGCGACGCCCTCAACGCCTCTCCTCTCGCGAATGCCATCACTATTACCAGTTCTGCTCCGCTCGTCTCACAGCAAGCTATCGGCCAGGTTCAGCAGCAACTGAATCAGGAAATGCAGAGCAACCTTGGTCCGTTCATCAACAGCACGCCCCAGGTTTCTGTGCAAAGCCAGGGCATCAATATCAACACCTTTGACCAGGTGCAGCTGATCGGCGCTTCCATACCCCAGGTTCGCTCGCACGTCAAACTACTGCAAGGCCAGCTCCCACACGATTCTGCTGTAGAGGCAACTCCTGGTGCCTGTCCTGCTGCCTCTGGTGCCTGTCCCCTCGAAATTGCCATCACTCCCCAGGCCGCGCAGAATCTGCATATCCAAATCGGCTCGCAACTTTCCGCGAATCTTGTATTCGACAACAGCGCGGCTCTGACTCAAACGACTGTAACGCTGCCCTTACAGGTCGTTGGCATCTTTGAGCCGCTATCCCAGAATGATCCATACTGGTATGGCGCCAGCTTTGCCCGCCAGCCGCTCAGTGCCAAAGGCTCGCTCTATCCCTCGCTCGTCTCTAACCAGGCATTTATCACCATATTTGATCGGATTTCACGCCAGGTCATAAGTAAACCTGGCCTCGCAAGCGGAACTACGCTCGTCGGGCCGGTCACCCTATCCGAATACTACACGTTCGATACTTCACATATCGACATCAACAGGCTCGATGATCTGGCCAATGGCCTTAACAACGTCCTTGCCGACCTCTCCAACAAGCCTGTTGTTCCCGGCTATATCGAGAAAACCCAGTCCAACGGTCCTAGCGACCTGCTCGATAGCTATAGTAATCGCATTGACGTTGTGCGCATCCCCGTGCAGAGCGTGGCATATCTCATCGTCGGCCTCGTCCTCTTTTTTGTCAGCCTCATGACCGATCTGCTCGTAGACCGCCAATCTGCCGCCATCGCCATGCTGCGTAGCCGGGGAGCCAGCCACCGCCAGATTTTTAGCTCGCTCATTATTCAGAGCATCGGTGCCGGCATCATTGCCTTGCTGGTAGGACCCCTGCTCGCCATTCTATCCGCCGCACTGCTGGCGCGCCTTACCTTATCTGCCGCCGACCAGGGAGTGCTCAACCTCATCACCGCTAACCCTGTGCCGGTTGCTCTCGGCCTCTACCTCTCGGCACTCATTGCTGTAGGCGTCGCGGTCCTCGCCATGATCGTTGCCATCTATCGCGCCACGCGCCTGGACGTGCTGACCCTACGCCGCGAGGCCGCCCGCGCCAGCAATCGTCCTCTGTGGTTGCGCATGGGCGTGGATATGCTCGCCGGCGTCGTGGCACTCACCGGCTATGCCTTCTCGGTCTATATCACCAGCCCTGGCATCCTGGATGATCGCACCCGTGTCCTCATCCTACCCCCCATGACGCTTGTCGGCGCGACATTCTTACTGCTTGGTTGTACCCTGCTCTTCTTGCGCATCTTCCCATTCGTGCTAAACTTCGCCGCCAACCAGGCCGCGCGCAGCCGCAGCGCAACGCCTGTCCTTGCCCTGGCACAGATGGCCCGCGCCCCACGTCAATCATTGCGCGTCATCCTCCTGCTCGCCCTCGCCATCGCGTTCGCCATCTTTACCCTGTCGTTTAACGCTTCGCAGGCAAATCGCATCCCGCAGGTTGTGAATTACCAGGTCGGCGCCGATTTCAGCGGCACCTATCCCAGCAATGATCGCCTCGCCACGCAATCCCTGGCTCAGCAGACGTCCGCGTTCACCCACATTCCTGGCGTCACCGCTGCCTCCATTGGCTACGAATCATCCACACGCGCTTCTGAGAGCGGCGTTAACCTCTCCATGGAACTGCGCGCCGTCGATACACGCACCTTTGCCAGCACCGCCATCTGGACCGCGCAGGATTCCTCGCAATCGCTGTCCTCCTTGCTGCCCCTCTTAAAGGCGCCACCCTCACAAAATGTGCCTGCTATCGTCGATACCGCGGCCTGGAACAACCTCCATCTCTCAATCGGCTCGCCTTTCACGCTTACCGATTACAGCAATACCATCAATTTCGTCGCCGTCGCCGAGGTCAACTACATTCCTACCGTCAATGATAGCGCCCAGACCAGCGGCACCAACGATTACGTTCCCTTTGGCGGTGTGCTCGTAGACTACCAGACCTATGCCGCGGCGACTAGAGGCGCTGGTGGCGCCAATCCTATCCCCACCACAGTCTGGCTGCGTACCGCGGATGACCCCGCGTCCCTGGCAAGCGTGCGTCATGCCCTGAGTACCGGCAGTACCGCCCTTACCGGCGTCAACGACCGCCGGGCCATCACCACTGCCCTGCTCAATGACCCGCTCTACCTCGTGCTGATCGGCGTACTCGTGATCGGCTCGCTGACCGCCCTCGTGCTTGCCCTTATCGGCAACCTTACCGTCTCCTGGCTCAGCGCCCGCAGTCGTCAGATCAATTTCGCCGTCATGCGCGCCCTCGGCAGCACGCCGCCGCAGATTGCCGGCGTGTTGACATGGGAACAGAGCCTCGTCTATGCCATTGCTATCGGGCTGGGAGTCGCTTTCGGTGTTCTGCTCTCCTTCCTTGTGCTGCCAGCCTTCGTCTTTACCACCGTCACCACCAGTGGCAGCGTCAACCAGTTCAGTACCGGCGAGTTTTATGTCGTCCAGAACGTCCCGCCCATCCAGATGATTATTCCCGGCCTGCTCGTCAGTATCGCCCTTGGTATCCTGGTCGCCATCTGCCTGCTTGCCGTTGGCTTGATGGTGCGCGTCGTCTCGCGCCCATCTATCAGCATGACTCTAAGATTTAGTGAGGATTAA
- a CDS encoding ABC transporter ATP-binding protein: MEQAIATAIAEAHGVKRDFRSGGGIVHALRGIDLRILPGEFVALRGRSGSGKTTLLNILIGLDDPTEGKVFILGRDLSTLDETARAHLRRESIGMMFQNAHLFPSLTAQENVEVPLRLVRMDPEERTRRSREALQRVGLGARMHHRGLELSGGEQQRVALARALVHNPRFVVADEPTGNLDSVTGRDIASLLRSVSHDLQIGMLIATHDATVVNAADRVLQIQDGRISEE, encoded by the coding sequence ATGGAACAGGCTATAGCAACAGCAATTGCCGAAGCACACGGAGTCAAACGTGACTTTCGTAGCGGTGGTGGCATCGTCCATGCCCTGCGTGGCATAGACCTGCGCATCCTGCCAGGAGAATTTGTAGCCCTCCGCGGGCGTTCGGGTTCCGGCAAAACCACCCTGCTCAACATCTTAATCGGCCTCGACGACCCAACCGAAGGCAAAGTCTTCATCCTTGGCCGTGACCTCTCAACATTGGATGAAACCGCCAGGGCGCACCTGCGGCGCGAAAGCATCGGCATGATGTTTCAGAACGCTCACCTCTTTCCATCGCTCACGGCTCAGGAAAATGTCGAAGTTCCCTTGCGCCTCGTTCGCATGGACCCCGAGGAGCGCACAAGACGCTCCCGCGAAGCCTTGCAGCGCGTCGGCCTTGGTGCCCGCATGCACCATCGTGGCCTCGAACTTTCCGGCGGCGAGCAGCAGCGTGTTGCTCTCGCGCGCGCCCTCGTACACAACCCGCGCTTCGTCGTCGCCGACGAACCCACCGGCAACCTCGACTCCGTCACCGGTCGTGATATCGCCAGCCTTCTGCGCAGCGTCAGTCACGACCTGCAGATAGGCATGCTTATCGCCACCCATGACGCCACCGTCGTCAATGCCGCCGACCGCGTCCTACAGATCCAGGATGGCCGCATCAGCGAAGAATAA
- a CDS encoding ABC transporter ATP-binding protein, with product MPEPIVLCDNLVKIYKVADLEVVALQGLDLEVVPGEMMAIVGASGSGKSTLLNILSGLDVPSAGRAIVDGNDLTRLTEAQRIVYRRYVVGHIWQQSGRNLMPELSAAANIELPQLLGGAPAGKRIRKAEELLALVGLAGMGKKRPDQLSGGEQQRVAIAVALANDPVLLLADEPTGELDSVTAGEIFALLRSLNEKLGLTIITVTHDVAIAAVMDRTIAIRDGRTSTETVRRESPLEAASEYVPGASAIIGLPSETHRESVLIDRVGRLQLPKEAIETIPFNGRAEVRIVNDHVELWPLAVETNGNNKSTGDTVQPNPTAKP from the coding sequence ATGCCTGAACCAATCGTTCTCTGCGATAATCTTGTCAAAATCTATAAAGTAGCCGATCTCGAAGTCGTTGCCCTCCAGGGACTCGACCTCGAAGTGGTTCCCGGCGAAATGATGGCTATCGTCGGCGCATCCGGCTCCGGCAAAAGCACCCTGCTCAATATCCTCAGTGGACTCGATGTTCCCAGCGCCGGGCGTGCCATCGTCGACGGCAATGACCTTACCCGCTTGACAGAGGCCCAGCGCATCGTCTACCGCCGCTATGTCGTCGGTCATATCTGGCAGCAGAGTGGTCGCAACCTCATGCCCGAATTAAGCGCAGCCGCCAACATCGAACTGCCCCAACTGCTCGGCGGCGCTCCCGCGGGCAAACGCATCCGCAAAGCCGAAGAACTCCTCGCACTCGTCGGGCTTGCCGGCATGGGCAAAAAACGTCCCGACCAGCTCTCCGGCGGTGAACAGCAGCGTGTCGCCATCGCCGTAGCCCTCGCCAATGACCCGGTGTTGTTGCTCGCAGACGAACCCACAGGCGAACTCGACTCCGTCACTGCCGGCGAAATCTTCGCCTTGCTGCGTTCCTTGAACGAAAAACTCGGCCTCACCATCATTACCGTAACCCATGATGTCGCCATCGCTGCCGTCATGGATCGCACCATCGCCATTCGCGACGGCCGTACCAGTACCGAAACCGTGCGTCGTGAATCCCCACTCGAGGCTGCCAGCGAGTATGTCCCCGGCGCCAGCGCTATCATCGGCCTGCCCAGCGAGACACACCGCGAATCCGTTCTCATAGACCGCGTCGGACGCCTCCAGCTACCCAAAGAGGCGATTGAAACCATCCCATTCAACGGCCGTGCCGAAGTGCGCATCGTCAATGACCACGTCGAGCTATGGCCGCTCGCCGTCGAAACCAACGGCAACAACAAATCAACCGGAGATACCGTACAACCCAATCCCACGGCAAAGCCGTAG